GGGCCACTATCCTATCTCAGCTGTCTTGAGGATCCCAACACCAGGCTGGAGGCAGTGTAGCTGAGGGAAACTTACCGGAGATGAGAGTAAAGGTGACAGAGTAGATGCCACCACCACCGCTGCCATCCCTTCGTGGGGAAGGCTCCGGGCCCTCTGAGGAGCTGATGTCTACCTGGAATCGGACGGGCTTCTGGAAGACGGATGGGCCGCCACTGGCCTTGTACTCGGCCCTGAAGCTGGTCTGTGACAGCACACTGTGACTCAGGCTGGGGATCTGAggcaggagggggacaaaaagagGGGGTGATTCCAGTGACCTGATTCCAGGGAATGGAGAGCCAACCCTACAACTACTTCTGCCCAAGGAACTACAAGTTCCATCAGCCACTGGGGCAAAGAATAACAGAAAAGCCACTGGGAGCCCCCACTGCCTGCTGGGACTTGTAGTTTTCTTGTCCAACTATAGGCAGGGTATAAGGGGAATGGCTGAGCAACTGGATCCCCACATAACAGGACCCTCATATCTAGGTGTCAGCCCCAGGCTCCAGAACCACATGACACAAACATCTCCTCCACAAGCACTGCCACATCTGTCTCAAAACCTTTAAGTCCCACTAGCTCCTAGAGCAAAGCACCCCAGGACACAGTAAACCCCTTCCACCTCCCTGCCCCTACAGTGACCAAACCCAACTCTGAATGGAAAGCTACAGATCCCATGAGCCTTAGGAGGAAGCCAGGctagagctggggggggggggggggatcccccAAGGGCTTCTGGGATTTGTAGTCCTATGCTGCCCAGGACACACGAAGACCCAGGGCCCTCACCGACAGGAAGGCGTGAACAATGTCCGCTTTGATGCTGCTGAGAGGTTTGTCCTTTAGCACAaggaatatttgttcttctttgtccAAGGAGATGAAATTCCCAAACCAGGAGCGTTTTGCCAACCTGAGTGAAAGGGGATGGTTGGAGGCGGGCCAGGAGGGGGCTAAGGGATtaaatccctccctccttcctctcccttccccgtCAGACTCACTCTGGAGAAGACTCTGGAGTCAAACTGGACATCTCCTCAGCAGTGGGGACTGGGGGATAGGAAGGGGAGAGTATGGTCAGCACTTGTCCGTCATCCTGGTGTCCAGCACGCAGGCTAGCAACCACCTCCAACCAGAGGTTCCAGACCCCAGTGCCCGCCCACTCACCTCCCAGTAGCTAAACCCCAAATAGCATGCTGACTGATGGTCCTTCCAGGGATGCTGTCCCACCCGTTAGACCACGCCCCCCGAGGGTGGTACTTGCTTGCCATGAGCCAATGGGAAGATGAGCCAGAGCAAGGAAGGGGCGTGTCCTTCAGGGAGGCCCCTCCTCCAGAGATGGATGCCACACCCCCTCTTCCCAACACCTGAATCTTTCCTCCCAAACCCATCTTCTCTTCTCCTAGGACGTGGGAATCCAGGCCCCCTACCTCTCTCCTCATATTAGAACTCAGGAATacgtgcccccagcccctgcaccgCCAGGGACCCCGTACCCTGCATCTTGCGCCGGTGAAAGCGAGGGGAGCCCAGGAAGCTGTTGCGGATGGAGTTGAGACGACTCCTCCAGGCGGCTCCCCCGACACCACCACCGGGGCTTGGGGGTGGCGTTGTTCCCGGCGTCCCGGTGGGGCTGGCCCGGGGTGTGTGCAGGGGCGAATGCAAGGGGGTTCCCCCAGAGGAGCgcggggagcctggggggccAGGCAGGGGTGTGGAGCGGGCACTCGGGGGCGGGGGCTGCTCCCCGGcgcccccacccctggggcctcGAGAAGGCAGCGTCTGCGTTTTGGAAGTCGGGGAGCCCCCGCCCCGAGCCTCATCTCCAGCCCCGGGCTCAGGCGAGAAGGAAAAGACAGGACTCTGCGAAAGAGTGGAGATGGGTGAGATGGCCGACTACAACTCCCAGGAGGCTCTTGGAGCCTCAGTCTCACATGCTCACAGAGGTGGACACCGATGCACGCTGGAACTTGTAGTCCATTATTTCCGCCTCCCAAACCACATTGTTAAGGGGACAGGGACTTTTTCTATCATGCTCACTGCTCTAAGACCCAGCACAGTGACTGGTCACGGTAGGGACTCACTTAGCTTTTgttagatgaataaatgaacctCTGACACACTAAAAACCCAATCCTATTGGAGGTGAAATGCCCCatgtactaaaataaaatacttaatgcAGCCTTAGGTTTTGGTCCTTTTAGGGACAAAAAGGCAATGCCCCAAGACTTCATGGGAATTGTAGTTCTGCCAATCTTTGCTCCAGTGTTTTCACCCCCTTATCCCTTGAGTAATCGGGGACCTGGCCTTACCCTTGGGCTGCTCAGAGGGCTGGAGGACAGACCGGTGGAGGCTCCACTGACACTACGAGACCTGTTTccaggagacatttttttttaaatcagttgtgTGGGTTTCATAAGGCTCAGATGTCCTCTCCCTTCCACACTCCTTTCAGATGAGGAcacgaggcccagagaggggagatgACTTGTCCCAACGACACAGCACGGTCGAGGGGCAGCTGGGCTAGAACCCTGAactcccaccccccctcacccGCCAGGGCTGTGATCCGCTGGAGGGGCGGGGGCTCCCACCTCTGACTGTGCTGGGCCATCTCCAGGGCCCGCCGGGTAGGCACTGGGGAGCCACCGCCCCCAGCATCCGTGATGCTCAGTACTTCCATGGACTTCCGCTCTGGCCGCCGCTTCCCGTGACGGCTCAGCATAGGGGAATCCACACGTTTCCGAGGTGGGTCTGAGGGCGGAGAGAGTTTCAACCTGATCAAAAGACATGTTCGCCCAGCTGCACATGGCACTCATGcagatggggaaacggaggcccagagtGGAGAGTTGTGACAAGGTCACAGGGCAAGTCAGGGGGTCTAAACCCAGAAGCTAAGGGCTTGCAGCCCCTTCCTCCCACCGGAATCCGGGGTCTGGATTCCCAGCCCTGCCTGCTCACCAACATCATTCCTGGGAGGCAGGTCCTGGTCCTCACAGCTGGGATAGCGCTCCTTCCGATCCAAAAGCAGATAATAGATCATCTTTTCTTGGTTCTCCCTGGCACGCAAGGGGCGTGAGGGGGTAGGAGGAGAATTGGGATCAGAGGTCGGGTCTCCAAGGTCTCACCCCCTCCCCGCAGCCGGGGCTCGGTACACCCAACACCTCTGCCCATGCTTCCATCTTCCTAGGTAGCGGCACGGTTAGTTCCTCTGTGTCGGTGTACATCCTACCCTCACCTTAGTCAGCAATGATaacagtagtagtaataataataatatcgaAGCACTTACTATTTGCAAGCACTACCCACGTGAGGCGCTAAGTCTGCGTCAGCACCTGTTGATGCTTTTCAGCGTCTCATCTTTTTTTCCGCTGGCCCTACTGCCCCCTCCTGGTTCCTCGGGGAATAGCTCCACGTGGGACCTTGAAGCCCTGCCCTGTCTAGCGGCCCTGACGCCCGCCCCAGGGAGTCTGCGCGGGTGCGAGGCACAGCTGCGCCCCCTGCTGGCCGTCCGGGGCGCTGCAGCAGCTCGCCGGAGGCGGGCAGGTGGCGCGGGTGTCCGAGGGCGAGGGGGCCTTACTCCTCGCTGCGCAGTTCGCGGTGCAGCCGCTCGCGGTCCCTGAAGCAGCCCAGCGAAGCCATGCTCTCCAGGACGTCGGGGTCCAGCTCTCCGTTTGATGGCAGGCTCCGCATGGCCACCCGGCGCCCTGGGGCTGGCTCCAGACAGGGGTCCGGCTCGTGTTTCCCGCCCCTGGGAGACGGAGAAACGTTACAGGGGGCCGGGCATCCGTGATCGAGCCCACTCCACCCTCTCCTGGGAACCCAGAAATCCGAGTCTCCGGCCCCTCCTCCTTGAGGAACCTTGGCATCCCACCCCCTAGCTGGTGCTTGAcatttgcccccctccccacgtCCTCCCGGAACCAGGCACCCAGTTCCCCGTACTCACAGGTACCAGGGATGTTTCTGAATTTGCTCCAGCTGTGAAGAGGGTGGGTCGTAGAGAAGCACCAGTGAGGTCGAAAGTTGATGACGTGGCATTGGGGGTCCCTGACGATGCCCCCTCCTCTCCACCGGGGTCAGGATGACTTTGGTCTCCCCTAGTGGCAACTGAGTGCCTTGACCCACAACTACTGCCTGGGGCATGCATCCTTCCCGCGGTGGGGGACCTTCCCAGCTTGGAGCGGCAGGTTGGGCGGACCCTGGCTCATTCCACGACACAACCcaacctccctcccccctcccccggccaagCTGACAGGCAGGTCCTGGAAAGCCATCTTTATGAGCCCCCTAGGGATTCTGTCCTCATGACCCaccatcccccctgcccccccaactCACACTGAGCCTTTTCTCAGGCTCCACTTCGATCATCCCTCTCAGGAGGCTCTGGCAGTCTGGAGGAATGAAGTGGGGCATGTGGAAAACGCCCCTTTTCACCTTCTCCAGCAGCTGGCGGAGATTGTCGTCATCAAAGGGCAGAGCCCCCTGAGTGAGAAATGACAGGACCCCTTACGGAGCTTACCACGTACCAGGTAAGAGCCTAAGTGCTCCACACACGGACACATTTAGTCCTTACCACAGGCCTCCAGAAGTAGGGAACTGTTAGCACCCCACTTTacaggtggggagactgaggcacggaGTGGTCCAGCAACTCGCCCGGGGCCTCTGAGCTGGTAATGGAGTCAGGCCCCAGTGCTTAAGAGGCTGGGGTTGCATCTTAAGAACAGGTTTCTCCCCAGACCAGTTTCAGATGCGGTCACACTCATTCGTTCACTCAACAAAAGGTGAGCATCCATTATGGGTCAGGGATCTAGTCACCGACAAAATGAGCCCTCGCTCTCTGGGACCATGAGATGCCGGTGAGTGGACGCGCATTAGCTGTGATGTCATTCGTGATGGATTCAGCACCTGACGGTGCCCCTGCTGCCGCCCGGGTTCCAATCTGGCCCCCAGGGCTGGAGCAGGACAAAACCAGAttcctgtcctcacagagctttGTGTAGAACAGTAATTAACAGGCAACGGTTGTTGAATGCGTGGTGGGCGAGGCAAACAACACATGGACGGGAACGTGGGTgatgaggacacagaacaagcaGGCAGCGCGGGACGGGAGCCGGCTGTAGCCGGGGAGTCGAGGAAGGGGTCGTGGGGGAGGTGACGCTGGACCGAGACTCACAGGGGGTGACAGTGCTGTCCCTGGTGTCAGAGGCCTCTGGACAGAGAATGCCGGGTGTTGGGGTTGGGGAGACTGGGAGAGGGCGCCCCTGAATGCTGGTCTAGGGCCAGGAAGCCTGGATGTGACTCTGCTTGTCGGTCTTGTTCGATGTGTCCCTGTGTGTCTTGTTTGCCTGGTACCTGGACCCtcaacttcccagcctccagaacagtgagaagtgcatgtttgttgtttaagctgcaCGGTCTacttttgttagagcagcccaagCGAAGACAGACctcttgttttatatatatatatatatatatatatatatatatatatatatgtctatattaatatatatttatataaaaaaaaatatatataaatacatgggtataatatataaatatataggggcgcctgggcggctcagtcagctgaatatccaacttcagctcaggtcacgatctcacgggtttgtgggtccaagccccacatcaggctttgtttatatatatatatatatatatatatatatatatatatatggcatatagaTAGAACTCATGGGCAACAGCATTGTAACTCACACTTGAATGAAGCGTATCTAACGCATACATTTTCCTCGACGAGGGACAAAACAGCCTTCTTGCCCTTAGGAACGCAAGATGGCACTTTAACACTACCCCGAGGACCATTTAAAATccccaagaggggcgcctgggtggcgcagtcagtggAGTATGTGGCCCTCGATCtcgggttgtgggttcgagtcccacattgggtgtggagattatttaaaaaaaaatataacataggggcgcctgagcggctcggtcgtctcactcttgattttggctcaggtcatgatctcacggttcgtgagttcaagccctgagttgggctctgtgctgacagcacagagcctgcttgggattctctgtctcttgtctctctctcacaataaacaaacttaaaaaaat
The sequence above is a segment of the Leopardus geoffroyi isolate Oge1 chromosome E2, O.geoffroyi_Oge1_pat1.0, whole genome shotgun sequence genome. Coding sequences within it:
- the BRSK1 gene encoding serine/threonine-protein kinase BRSK1 isoform X1; the encoded protein is MSSGAKEGGGGSPAYHLPHPHPHPPQHAQYVGPYRLEKTLGKGQTGLVKLGVHCITGQKVAIKIVNREKLSESVLMKVEREIAILKLIEHPHVLKLHDVYENKKYLYLVLEHVSGGELFDYLVKKGRLTPKEARKFFRQIVSALDFCHSYSICHRDLKPENLLLDEKNNIRIADFGMASLQVGDSLLETSCGSPHYACPEVIKGEKYDGRRADMWSCGVILFALLVGALPFDDDNLRQLLEKVKRGVFHMPHFIPPDCQSLLRGMIEVEPEKRLSLEQIQKHPWYLGGKHEPDPCLEPAPGRRVAMRSLPSNGELDPDVLESMASLGCFRDRERLHRELRSEEENQEKMIYYLLLDRKERYPSCEDQDLPPRNDVDPPRKRVDSPMLSRHGKRRPERKSMEVLSITDAGGGGSPVPTRRALEMAQHSQRSRSVSGASTGLSSSPLSSPRSPVFSFSPEPGAGDEARGGGSPTSKTQTLPSRGPRGGGAGEQPPPPSARSTPLPGPPGSPRSSGGTPLHSPLHTPRASPTGTPGTTPPPSPGGGVGGAAWRSRLNSIRNSFLGSPRFHRRKMQVPTAEEMSSLTPESSPELAKRSWFGNFISLDKEEQIFLVLKDKPLSSIKADIVHAFLSIPSLSHSVLSQTSFRAEYKASGGPSVFQKPVRFQVDISSSEGPEPSPRRDGSGGGGIYSVTFTLISGPSRRFKRVVETIQAQLLSTHDQPSVQALADEKNGAQTRPAGTSPRSLQPPPGRPDPELSGSPRRGPAKDKKLLATNGTPLP
- the BRSK1 gene encoding serine/threonine-protein kinase BRSK1 isoform X2, yielding MMSTRTRNICRYLVLEHVSGGELFDYLVKKGRLTPKEARKFFRQIVSALDFCHSYSICHRDLKPENLLLDEKNNIRIADFGMASLQVGDSLLETSCGSPHYACPEVIKGEKYDGRRADMWSCGVILFALLVGALPFDDDNLRQLLEKVKRGVFHMPHFIPPDCQSLLRGMIEVEPEKRLSLEQIQKHPWYLGGKHEPDPCLEPAPGRRVAMRSLPSNGELDPDVLESMASLGCFRDRERLHRELRSEEENQEKMIYYLLLDRKERYPSCEDQDLPPRNDVDPPRKRVDSPMLSRHGKRRPERKSMEVLSITDAGGGGSPVPTRRALEMAQHSQRSRSVSGASTGLSSSPLSSPRSPVFSFSPEPGAGDEARGGGSPTSKTQTLPSRGPRGGGAGEQPPPPSARSTPLPGPPGSPRSSGGTPLHSPLHTPRASPTGTPGTTPPPSPGGGVGGAAWRSRLNSIRNSFLGSPRFHRRKMQVPTAEEMSSLTPESSPELAKRSWFGNFISLDKEEQIFLVLKDKPLSSIKADIVHAFLSIPSLSHSVLSQTSFRAEYKASGGPSVFQKPVRFQVDISSSEGPEPSPRRDGSGGGGIYSVTFTLISGPSRRFKRVVETIQAQLLSTHDQPSVQALADEKNGAQTRPAGTSPRSLQPPPGRPDPELSGSPRRGPAKDKKLLATNGTPLP